Proteins from a genomic interval of Crassostrea angulata isolate pt1a10 chromosome 7, ASM2561291v2, whole genome shotgun sequence:
- the LOC128156903 gene encoding low affinity immunoglobulin epsilon Fc receptor-like: protein MLFQHFPYLLGVILAFYSNAEATACDDGWTHFQTSCYLLKDDLENWASAEYICSALQGKLVEIESSVENRFLKNRIAFLHSNHTYDNVNYWIGGTDLEAEGTFLWVKTRDPFSFTDWHPSQPNGGPEDCVAFNCFTDSSIQWHDFSCRQLNYYICEKELSDNEINNIIG from the exons ATGCTCTTTCAACATTTCCCCTACCTGTTGGGGGTTATCTTGGCGTTTTACAGCA ATGCTGAGGCGACTGCTTGTGACGATGGCTGGACCCATTTCCAGACCTCCTGTTACCTACTCAAAGACGACCTAGAAAACTGGGCTTCCGCAGAG TACATATGCTCGGCCTTACAAGGAAAACTAGTTGAAATTGAATCGTCTGTGGAGAATAGATTCCTGAAGAATCGAATCGCCTTTCTCCATAGTAACC ATACCTATGACAACGTGAACTATTGGATCGGGGGTACGGATCTAGAGGCAGAAGGCACTTTTCTCTGGGTCAAGACGAGGGACCCTTTCTCGTTCACCGACTGGCACCCCTCCCAGCCGAACGGGGGTCCAGAGGACTGTGTGGCGTTCAACTGTTTCACTGACTCCAGCATACAGTGGCACGACTTCTCGTGTAGGCAGCTCAACTACTACATCTGTGAGAAAGA GTTGAGTGACAACGAAATTAACAATATAATTGGGtga
- the LOC128191866 gene encoding probable pterin-4-alpha-carbinolamine dehydratase, which produces MLSSVCRQALGQLKFGRQNRQLIFCPNRLISKKMASSPKRTKLEAAERDDVLSPLKKSGWTMVEGRDAIYKEFLFKDFNEAFGFMTRVAIQADKMDHHPEWFNVYNKVQITLSTHDYSGLSHRDVTLANFIEKCANK; this is translated from the exons ATGCTGTCATCGGTTTGTCGGCAAGCTTTGGGACAGTTGAAGTTTGGTAGACAGAACAGACAATTGATTTTTTGTCCAAATCGCTTAATAAGTAAAAAGATG GCTTCAAGTCCTAAGAGAACAAAACTGGAGGCTGCCGAGAGGGATGATGTTTTGTCTCCTCTGAAGAAGTCAGGCTGGACCATGGTGGAAGGAAGAGATGCCATCTATAAAGAGTTTCTGTTCAAAGACTTCAATGAG gCCTTTGGTTTCATGACAAGAGTGGCTATACAGGCTGACAAAATGGACCATCATCCTGAGTGGTTCAATGTTTACAATAAG GTGCAGATAACTCTGAGCACACATGACTACAGTGGACTGTCTCATAGAGATGTGACTCTAGCCAACTTTATTGAGAAGTGTGCCAACAAGTGA